A genomic window from Gemmatimonadaceae bacterium includes:
- a CDS encoding aminotransferase class V-fold PLP-dependent enzyme has product MSYPYDVASIRAREYPWEARGEAVHFDHASIGVIPQRARDAVAAYNDKRAEMHAMRAEDFFPQLDRSRALVAQLIGASADEIALTTNTSWGVNLAAYALPLGPGDTVLGSEGEFPANVYPWMAAAKQRGFTFELVPMQGFAVDESEILRRIETDARVKGVALSWVSFWTGYRIDAKAIGTACRKRGVWFAMDSIQGLGACALDVRDVPVDIVSNGAQKWLCSPWGAAFAYVRRELIAQLEPPAAGWLSQATAGDFAKFLDYDPAWRDDAQRFEVGSLPIQDFVGMNATLELLLAIGPAAIEDYLGGLTGELWNLASSLDGATVLTPPERERRAGIVAFRTRDVAGDSARLRQAGVVHSVREGAIRLAPHFHNLPDDLMPVMDALRFHP; this is encoded by the coding sequence GTGAGCTACCCGTACGACGTCGCGTCCATCCGCGCCCGCGAGTATCCCTGGGAGGCGCGTGGCGAGGCCGTGCACTTCGATCACGCCAGCATCGGCGTGATCCCGCAACGCGCCCGCGACGCCGTCGCCGCGTACAACGACAAGCGCGCCGAGATGCACGCGATGCGCGCCGAGGACTTCTTTCCGCAGTTGGACCGTTCGCGCGCGCTCGTCGCGCAGCTGATCGGGGCCAGCGCCGACGAGATCGCGCTCACGACCAACACCAGTTGGGGCGTGAACCTCGCGGCCTATGCGCTCCCCCTCGGCCCCGGCGACACCGTGCTGGGGAGCGAAGGCGAGTTCCCCGCGAATGTGTACCCGTGGATGGCCGCCGCCAAGCAGCGCGGGTTCACGTTCGAACTCGTGCCGATGCAGGGCTTCGCGGTGGACGAATCCGAGATCCTCCGGCGCATCGAGACCGATGCGCGCGTCAAGGGCGTGGCGCTCAGTTGGGTGTCGTTCTGGACTGGGTATCGCATCGACGCGAAGGCCATCGGCACGGCGTGCCGGAAGCGCGGCGTCTGGTTCGCGATGGACTCCATCCAAGGACTCGGCGCCTGCGCGCTCGACGTACGCGACGTACCGGTGGACATCGTGTCCAACGGCGCGCAGAAGTGGCTGTGCTCGCCCTGGGGTGCGGCGTTCGCGTATGTGCGGCGCGAGTTGATCGCGCAATTGGAGCCGCCCGCCGCCGGGTGGCTCTCGCAGGCGACTGCCGGCGATTTCGCGAAGTTCCTCGATTACGATCCCGCCTGGCGCGACGACGCGCAGCGATTTGAGGTGGGCTCGCTGCCGATTCAGGACTTCGTCGGAATGAATGCGACGCTGGAGTTGTTGCTCGCGATCGGCCCGGCGGCCATCGAGGACTATCTCGGCGGCCTCACCGGCGAGCTGTGGAACCTCGCGTCCTCGCTCGATGGGGCCACGGTGCTGACGCCGCCGGAGCGCGAACGTCGCGCGGGCATCGTCGCGTTTCGGACGCGCGACGTGGCGGGCGACTCGGCGCGGCTGCGCCAGGCCGGGGTGGTGCATTCGGTGCGCGAGGGTGCCATTCGGCTTGCGCCGCATTTTCACAACCTGCCGGACGATCTGATGCCTGTGATGGATG
- a CDS encoding lysophospholipid acyltransferase family protein produces MATPERAAAPTLTQRLEYGILRLVAAALRPFSWKTASGIGAFIGGLGYSPFRVRAGQVERYIRAAFPEFDEARVRAVARESYRGLGRVTIESILLSREPKEAVLAAFSGTDRWELLEAAVAQGRGVVLVSGHIGSWELSAAYMAARGIPVDAIAMHMANPLSDAFFKRTRERFGVRVLFDDEAVRAIPRSFRDGRAVGFLSDQGAKGLASTYVDFFGRPAKTPRGAAVFAIRSKLPILFIAALRQPDQSYRFIVREVTLAEHEDRDQAVDDTVRNYTKAIEDCVREHPEQYFWQHRRWKRQPPDTPPHLREP; encoded by the coding sequence ATGGCGACGCCTGAGCGCGCCGCCGCCCCCACGCTCACGCAGCGCCTCGAGTACGGCATCCTGCGGCTCGTCGCCGCGGCGCTGCGCCCGTTCAGTTGGAAGACGGCCTCGGGTATCGGCGCCTTCATCGGTGGGCTCGGGTACTCGCCCTTCCGCGTGCGCGCCGGCCAGGTGGAGCGCTACATCCGCGCCGCGTTCCCGGAGTTCGACGAAGCCCGTGTCCGCGCCGTCGCCCGCGAGAGCTACCGCGGGCTCGGTCGCGTAACCATCGAGAGCATCCTGCTTTCGCGCGAGCCCAAGGAAGCCGTGCTCGCCGCGTTCTCCGGCACCGATCGCTGGGAGCTGCTCGAGGCGGCCGTCGCCCAGGGACGCGGCGTCGTCCTCGTCAGCGGACACATCGGGAGTTGGGAGCTTTCCGCCGCGTATATGGCCGCGCGCGGCATCCCCGTGGACGCCATCGCGATGCATATGGCCAACCCGCTCAGCGATGCGTTCTTCAAGCGCACGCGCGAGCGCTTCGGCGTGCGCGTGCTCTTCGACGACGAGGCCGTGCGCGCCATCCCGCGCTCGTTCCGCGACGGACGCGCCGTCGGCTTCCTCTCCGATCAAGGGGCCAAGGGCCTCGCGTCCACCTACGTGGACTTCTTCGGGCGCCCCGCCAAGACCCCGCGCGGTGCCGCCGTGTTCGCCATCCGCAGCAAGCTCCCGATCCTGTTCATCGCCGCGCTCCGGCAGCCGGACCAGTCGTACCGCTTCATCGTGCGCGAGGTGACGCTGGCCGAGCACGAGGACCGCGACCAGGCCGTAGACGACACCGTGCGCAACTATACGAAAGCCATCGAGGACTGCGTGCGCGAGCATCCCGAGCAGTACTTCTGGCAGCATCGCCGCTGGAAGCGCCAGCCGCCCGACACGCCCCCGCACCTCCGAGAGCCGTGA